GCCGCGCGAACTCCTCCCGGGTCGCCTCCTCGGCCGGCGGGGCCTCCGCCGCTGGATCCTTACCGTCGTTCATGATGCCCGCTCTCCTTCATGCACAGGATTTGGCAGAGCATACACACGGCGGTTGGCGGGGACAAGCGCGGGATACCGGGCCAGGTTTGACAACCGGCGGGGGCTGCATTATTACCCCGGCCATCGACCAGGCGCGCTCGACCCGGCCCTCCGGCCCCGAACGATCTCAACACCCACAAGGGGATCCCCATGGCTGTGATGCTCTCGGTCCACCCGGTCACGCCCCAGGCCCGGCACGTCCGGCGGGCGGCCGACGTGCTGCGCAACGACGGGGTGATCGTGTACCCCACCGACACCGTGTACGGGCTGGGGTGCGACATCACCAAAAAGCACGCGGTGGAACGGATCGTCCGGATCAAGGGGCGCGACCCAAAGAAGCCCATGAGCTTCGTGTGCGCGGACCTCACCCACATCAGCCGCTACGCCCGGGTGTCCAACTTCGCCTACCGGATCCTGAAGCGGTTCCTGCCCGGCCCCTACACCTTCGTTCTGGAGGCCAGCCGGGAGGTGCCCCGGCTGCTCCTGACCAAGCAGAAGACCGTGGGGATCCGGATCCCGGACCACCCCGTGTGCCTGGGCCTGGTCAAGGAGCTGGGCAACCCCATCCTCTCCACCAGCGCCAACCCCAGCGGCGCCGACCCCCTGAATCGGCCCGAGGAGATCCAGTGGGTGCTGGGCAGCCAGGTGGACCTGATCCTGGAGTGCGGGGTGCTTCCCCGGGTGCCGTCCACGGTGGTCTCGTTGGTGGGCGAGCGGGTCCGGGTGCTGCGCGAGGGCGCGGGCGACGCCTCGTTCTTCCGGGAACTGGAGGAGGCCGGGTGATCCGGGGCATGGCCGGCCCCAGGGCGGCGGGCGCCTTTTTCTACCCGTTCCGGGGGCTGAGGTTCCTGACCCGGCACCCCCGGTTGGTGGGGCTGGTGGCCGTGCCGGTGGCCATCAACACCCTGCTGTTCGGCCTGTTCGCCTGGTTCGCCGGAAGCCGGTTCGGGCAGTGGCTGGACCGCATGCTGCCCCAGGGCGAGGGGTGGTGGTGGGCCCTGCTCTACTACCTGGCCGCGTTCGTCGGCGCGGTGATCCTGCTGGTGGTCATCGTGTACGCCTTCGCCCTGGTGGGCAACCTGATCCTCGCCCCGTTCAACGACCTGCTCAGCGAGCGGGTGGAGCGGATCTACACCGGCACCACCCTGGACGAGCCGTTTCGGCTGGGCGCGTTCCTGCGCGACATGGGCCGGTCGTTCCAGGCCGCACTGGGCCGGATGGCCCTGTATCTGGCCGGGTTCGGGCTGGTGCTGGCCCTGAACCTGATCCCGGGCCTGGGTTCCGTGGCCTCGGCCGTGCTGGCGCCCCTGGTGGCGTTCTTCTTCCTGGGGTGGGAGTACCTCGACTACTCCTTGGAGCGGTGGCGCCTGCCGTTCGGGGCCAAGCGTCGCGCCGTGTTCCACAACGCCCCGGCCGTGGTGGCGTTCGGGTGCGGGGCGTCGCTCCTGCTGATGATCCCCCTGCTGAACCTGCTCGCGATCCCGGTGTGCGTGGTGGGCGGCACGCTCCTGTTCTGCGACCTGAGGCGGGACGGACGCGTGCGCCTGCCCGCACCCGTGTCGGATCCATGAGCCACGACCCGGACTGGAAGAAGCGCTACGCCTCGCGGGTGATGACCCGGGAGGCCGCCCTGTCTCGGATCCAGCGGGGGGCCAAGATCTTCGTGGGCTCGGCCTGCGGGGAGCCCCAGTACCTGGTGGAGGGTCTGGCGGACAAGGGCCGCAGGCTGGCGGACTCGGAGATCCTGCACATCCTCACCCTGGGCATCGCCCCCTACGCCGACGAGAAGCTCTCCAAGGTGTTCCGCCACAACGCCTTCTTCATCGGCGACAACACCCGCCGGGCCGTGGCAGAAGGGCGGGCCGACTACACGCCGGTGTACCTGTCGGAGCTCCCTACCCTGTTCCGCAGCCGGCGGATCCGCCTGGACGCGGCCCTGGTGCAGGTGACCCCGCCCGACCGCCACGGCTACGTGAGCCTGGGGGTCAGCGTGGACGTGACCCGGGCGGCCGTGGAGACCGCCCGGGTGGTGATCGCCGAGGTCAACCCCCACATGCCCCGCACCCTGGGCGACTCGTTCGTGCCCGTGGATCGGTTCGACGCCCTGGTGGAGCACGCCTCCCCGGTGATCGAGTATCTGCCCCCCACCCCCGACGAGACGGCCCTGCGGATCGGACGAAACATCGCCCGCCTGGTGGGCGACGGCGCCACGATCCAGATCGGGATCGGGGCGATCCCCCACGCCGCGGTCCAGGCCCTGCGGGACAAGCGGGACCTGGGCGTGCACACCGAGATGTTCTCGGACTGGCTCCTCGACCTGGTTCGGGCCGGCGCGGTCACGAACCGGCGAAAGAGCCTGCACCCGGGCAAGGTGGTGGCGTCGTTCTGCATGGGCTCCCGCGAGCTGTACGACTTCATCGACAACAACCCCATGGTGGCGTTCCACCCCAGCGACTACACGAACGACCCCTTCGTGATCGCCCAGAACGAGAACATGGTGGCCATCAACACCGCCCTGGAGATCGACCTCACCGGCCAGGTGTGCTCCGACTCCATCGGCCACCAGTTCTACTCGGGCATCGGCGGCCAGGTGGACTTCATCCGGGGCGCCGCCCGCAGCCCGGGGGGCAAGGCGATCATCGCGCTTCCGTCCACGGCCCGGGGCGGGGCGGTGAGCCGCATCGTGCCCCAGCTCTCGCCCGGGGCCGGGGTGGTCACCACCCGGGCGTCGGTCCGGTACGTCGTGACCGAGTGGGGGTACGCGGACCTGTTCGGCAAGACGATCCGCGAGCGGGCCATGGCGCTCATCAACATCGCCCACCCCAGGTTCCGCAAGGAGCTCCTCGACGCCGCCCGGCGGCTCCACTACGTCTGGCCCGATCAGATCATCCCCTCGGCCCTGGACCTGTACCCCGAGCGCTACGAGCGGTGGGTCACGGTGGCCGGCGTGCGGCTGCTGCTGCGGCCGGTCAAGGTCACGGACGAGCCGCTCCTGAAGGAGCTGTTCTACAGCCTGTCGGACGAGTCGGTGTACCGGCGGTACTTCACGGTGATCAAGTACATGCCCCACGAGCGGCTCCAGGAGGAGCTGGACCTGGACTACGAGAAGAAGATGGCCCTGGCCGCCGTGGTGGAGCACGACGGCGTGGAGGAGAT
This is a stretch of genomic DNA from Deferrisoma camini S3R1. It encodes these proteins:
- the cysZ gene encoding sulfate transporter CysZ encodes the protein MIRGMAGPRAAGAFFYPFRGLRFLTRHPRLVGLVAVPVAINTLLFGLFAWFAGSRFGQWLDRMLPQGEGWWWALLYYLAAFVGAVILLVVIVYAFALVGNLILAPFNDLLSERVERIYTGTTLDEPFRLGAFLRDMGRSFQAALGRMALYLAGFGLVLALNLIPGLGSVASAVLAPLVAFFFLGWEYLDYSLERWRLPFGAKRRAVFHNAPAVVAFGCGASLLLMIPLLNLLAIPVCVVGGTLLFCDLRRDGRVRLPAPVSDP
- a CDS encoding bifunctional acetyl-CoA hydrolase/transferase family protein/GNAT family N-acetyltransferase, yielding MSHDPDWKKRYASRVMTREAALSRIQRGAKIFVGSACGEPQYLVEGLADKGRRLADSEILHILTLGIAPYADEKLSKVFRHNAFFIGDNTRRAVAEGRADYTPVYLSELPTLFRSRRIRLDAALVQVTPPDRHGYVSLGVSVDVTRAAVETARVVIAEVNPHMPRTLGDSFVPVDRFDALVEHASPVIEYLPPTPDETALRIGRNIARLVGDGATIQIGIGAIPHAAVQALRDKRDLGVHTEMFSDWLLDLVRAGAVTNRRKSLHPGKVVASFCMGSRELYDFIDNNPMVAFHPSDYTNDPFVIAQNENMVAINTALEIDLTGQVCSDSIGHQFYSGIGGQVDFIRGAARSPGGKAIIALPSTARGGAVSRIVPQLSPGAGVVTTRASVRYVVTEWGYADLFGKTIRERAMALINIAHPRFRKELLDAARRLHYVWPDQIIPSALDLYPERYERWVTVAGVRLLLRPVKVTDEPLLKELFYSLSDESVYRRYFTVIKYMPHERLQEELDLDYEKKMALAAVVEHDGVEEMVGLAQYVLDEASGLAEAAFLVRDDWQGKGLGRALVEHLIEVARDKGIRGIMATVMPENRAMMHLFQKAAKKMETRFEDGAYVLEFEI
- a CDS encoding L-threonylcarbamoyladenylate synthase yields the protein MAVMLSVHPVTPQARHVRRAADVLRNDGVIVYPTDTVYGLGCDITKKHAVERIVRIKGRDPKKPMSFVCADLTHISRYARVSNFAYRILKRFLPGPYTFVLEASREVPRLLLTKQKTVGIRIPDHPVCLGLVKELGNPILSTSANPSGADPLNRPEEIQWVLGSQVDLILECGVLPRVPSTVVSLVGERVRVLREGAGDASFFRELEEAG